TCGGCGCGTCCTTGGTCCGCGGCTGGGTGCGCGACAGCAGGAGGCCATCGCCCGCCTTGCCGGCGCGGGCACCGCCAGCGACCGAGAACGTCGCCTGCCAGATCCGACCGTCCAGTTGCGGCCGGAGCGGATAGAGCGTGTCGCCACCTTCGAGCACCTTGCCGGTCAGCGCGGCGCGGACGATCGCCAGATTGCGGGCAAATATCTCGTTGCGCTGGGTGCTGTCGAGGCCGAAGGCAGCAAAGGCCGACGGGTTGCCGCCGGTGCCGACGCCGAGCTCGAAGCGGCCGTTGCAGATGAGATCGAGGACGGCAGCGTCCTCGGCCACCCGCACCGCGTTCTCGAGCGGCAGCGTGACGATGCCTGTGCCGAGGCGGATGCGCGAGGTTTGGGCGGCGACATAGCCCAGGAAGGTGAAGGGCGACGGCAGGCCGCCTTCGCGTTCGTGGAAATGATGCTGCGCGATCCACGCGGAATCGAGGCCCGCCTTTTCGGCGCGCACTATCTGCTCGGCGGCGAAGCGATAGCGCTCGGCGGGCGGCGCCTCGTCGAGGAGGCGCGTGAAGAATCCCAGTCGTTTCAGGTTTGCGAAGCGTTTCATTACGACCCCTGCCGGGCGAGGATGGGCCCCGATGATGTCGGTTGCCGCAGCTCCAGACAAGCGGGCATTGCGCAAGGCTGCCCGCCGGGACGGCCCTGCGCTGAAGCCAGGCAGTCTGCCTACCAGCTCGGCAGCACCGCGCCCTTGAACTTGGTCAGGACGAACTCCTTGACCTCCGGCGTGTGGTAGCTGTCCACGAGGGTCTTGACCCAGGGCTTGTCCTTGTCGGCGGTGCGGACCGCGATCAGGTTGACATAGGGCCCCTTCGGATCCTCGCGCAGGATCGGATCCTTGACCGGATCGAGCCCCGCCTGGGTTGCATAATTGGTGTTGATCGCGGCGGCGTCGACGTCGTCGAGCGCGCGCGGCGCCTGCGCCGCATCCACCTCGATGAACTTCAGCTTCTTCGGATTCTCGGTGATGTCGAGCACCGTCGGCTTGAAGCCGGTGCCCTCCTTCAGCTTGATCACGCCCTTGTCGCGCAGCAGCAGCAGCACGCGGCCGCCATTGGTCGGATCGTTCGGGATCGAGACCTTGCCGCCCTCGGGGATATCGGCAAAGGCCTTGTGCTTCTTCGAATAGACGCCGATCGGGAAGTTCACGGTCAGCGCGACGGACTCGATCTTGTAGCCGCGATCGGCTTTCTGGTTGTCGAGATAAGGCTGGTTCTGGAACGAATTGGCCTGGATCTCGCCGGCATCGAGCGCTGCGTTCGGCACGACGTAGTCGGAGAACTCGATCAGCTGGATGTCGAGGCCCTGCTTGGCGGCGACCGGCTTCACCGCTTCGAGGATCTGCGCATGCGGTCCCGGCGTCACGCCGATCTTGATGGTCTCGGCGCTCGCAGCAGCGGACCAGGCGGCGAGCACGGTTGCAAGGATCAGGGGAAGGCGAAACGACATCTTGGTCTCCGGCAGTCTGCGGCAATGATGGGAACCGTATTCGCTTCTCCGCCGGGCGAAATCAATGAAATGAATATCCATATTGGCGGCAAGTCGTGGGCTGCGCCTTCTCGATTCACCACCGAACGTGAAACGAATTGGCGGCAGCGATTGCGCCCGCGACAAGCGGCCGGCGCATCACGGCCAGCCGCGCTCTCTCGCGCGCTCTCTCGACGTCATCCTCGCGCGCTGTCGACCAGCAGATTCCAGATTCGCTGGGTTTCGCACCTTTTGCGGACATCGGGGCTTGTCTCCGGCTCCGAGCGTGAGCGGCTACCGGCCGGCTTGGCCTCAGGCGGCGTGATCCATCGCTCCGAGATCGGATCGTACCATTTTCCGATCGACATTCCGATAAACAGGTCGCTCACGAAGATCACCTCGCCGAACAAATTCGCGTGCCTCTCTCGCCCGCTGCATCTGACGCAACGCCCGTCTGGAAAACGAGGTTCGCTTGCGAACGTTCCTCCTGGGGACGAACGGCCCGGCGCTTCAAGCCGGCTTTGACGGATGCTGCGTGCGCGGGTGGCGCGCGTGCAGCAGCCGTGCGAGGTCTTCGCGCTCGCCGTCGCGCTGCTTCATCGCGGTCTCGAACAGCGCCTCCTGGATGTCGCGGGGCATATCTCCCCACACGTCCATCGCCGCCCGCCCGAGCAGACGCGCAAAATGGTCCTCTCCCTCGCCCATCGGAGCCTCCTGATCCCGCCTAAAAAGATGGAACGGCCGTCGCGCTGCGGCGTTCCACAACCATCCCCGTGAAAGCAGGCGTGGCCGGCGATCGACCATGCTTATCCGCCGCGCGCCTCCGCCATTTCGCCGCAGGGTTTTCCGCTCTTGCCGCCCCTTGCCGGCATTGCCGCCTCGTCCGTGATGAAACATGATGGGACGCTGGCGACGAATGTTCCAAGTGGAGGCCATCTGATGGACGAGAACGACATCCGCAAGGCAATCGCGGAGGTGAAGCAAGGCACGTTGTCGCGGCGCGGGTTCATCCAGACCATGGCCGCGGTCGGGATCGCGGCGCCGATCGCAAGCCAGATCCTGCTCTGGAATGACGTGGCGATGGCGGACGCCACGCTGCCCTACAAGCCGACCAAGGCCGGCGGCGGCGGCCCGCTGAAGCTCCTGCTCTGGCAGGCTCCCACTCTGCTCAATCCGCATTTCGCGCTCGGCACCAAGGACCAGATCGCCTCGCGCATCTTCTTCGAGCCGCTCGCGGGCTGGGACAAGGAGGGCAACCTCATCCCCTGCCTTGCCGCCGAGGCGCCGACCAAGGCCAATGGCGGCCTTGCGGCGGACGGCATGAGCGTGATCTGGAAGCTGAAGCAGGGCGTGCGGTGGCATGACGGCAAGCCCTTCACCGCCGACGACGTCGTCTTCACGTGGGCCTATGCCGCCGATCTTGCGACCGCGGCCTACACCACGGGATCCTACAAAGACATCAAGGTCGAGAAAATCGATGACCATACCGTCAAGGTGAACTTCAGGGCCCCGACGCCGTTCTGGGCCGATCCCTTCGTCGGCTCGGTCGGCCAGATCCTGCCAAAACATCATTTCGCCGACTATGTCGGCGCGAAGTCGCGCGAGGCGCCCGGCAATCTGAAGCCGGTCGGCACCGGGCCGTACAAGTTCGTCGAGTTCAAGCCGGGCGACCTGATCCGCGCCGAACGCAATCCCGACTATCACATCAAGAATCAGCCGCATTTCGACACGATCGAGATCAAGGGCGGCGGCGATGCGGTCTCCGCGGCGCGCGCCGTCCTGCAGACCGGCGAATACGATTTTGCCTGGAACATGCAGGTGGAGGAGGAGGTCCTCAAGCGCATGGAGGCGGGCGGCAAAGGCAAGCTCGACATCACGCCTTCCGGCAATGTCGAGTTCATCATCCTCAACACGACGGATCCCTGGACCGAGGTCGACGGCGAGCGGTCGAGCGTCAAGACCAAGCACCCGACGCTGTCCGATCCCGCCGTTCGCCGCGCGATCAATCTCTTGATCGACCGCGATTCGATCCAGAAGTTCATCTACGGACGCGGCGCCGTCGCAACTGCGAGCTTCGTCAACGCGCCCAAGCAGTTCAAGTCCCCCAAGCTGAACTACGAGTTCGACATCGACAAGGCGAGCAAGATCCTCGACGAGGCCGGCTGGGCCAAGGGTGCAGACGGCATCCGCGAGAAGGACGGCAAGAAGCTCAAATACGTGTTCCAGACCTCGACCAACGCGCCGCGCCAGAAGACGCAGGCTATCATCAAGCAGGCCTGCCTGAAGGCCGGCATCGAGATCGAGATCAAGGCGGTCACCGCATCGGTGTTCTTCTCCTCGGATGTCGGCAATCCCGACACCTACTCGAAATTCTACGCCGACATCGAGATGTACAACACGACGCAGCCGCAGCCCGATCCGGAGCGCTTGCT
The genomic region above belongs to Bradyrhizobium arachidis and contains:
- a CDS encoding putative FMN-dependent luciferase-like monooxygenase; the protein is MKRFANLKRLGFFTRLLDEAPPAERYRFAAEQIVRAEKAGLDSAWIAQHHFHEREGGLPSPFTFLGYVAAQTSRIRLGTGIVTLPLENAVRVAEDAAVLDLICNGRFELGVGTGGNPSAFAAFGLDSTQRNEIFARNLAIVRAALTGKVLEGGDTLYPLRPQLDGRIWQATFSVAGGARAGKAGDGLLLSRTQPRTKDAPKAMLAEIQNPIIDAYLEALPPGCEPRIMASRSVFVADDHAEAMRLADIGLRRALPQFMKGGHLPPGETLEEMITAFDTHVGAVDDVIASLRTDATLERVTDLVFQAHSVDAPHPYVLRSIELVAERVAPALGWVRTAATDGHQRVARG
- a CDS encoding MetQ/NlpA family ABC transporter substrate-binding protein → MSFRLPLILATVLAAWSAAASAETIKIGVTPGPHAQILEAVKPVAAKQGLDIQLIEFSDYVVPNAALDAGEIQANSFQNQPYLDNQKADRGYKIESVALTVNFPIGVYSKKHKAFADIPEGGKVSIPNDPTNGGRVLLLLRDKGVIKLKEGTGFKPTVLDITENPKKLKFIEVDAAQAPRALDDVDAAAINTNYATQAGLDPVKDPILREDPKGPYVNLIAVRTADKDKPWVKTLVDSYHTPEVKEFVLTKFKGAVLPSW
- a CDS encoding peptide ABC transporter substrate-binding protein, with protein sequence MDENDIRKAIAEVKQGTLSRRGFIQTMAAVGIAAPIASQILLWNDVAMADATLPYKPTKAGGGGPLKLLLWQAPTLLNPHFALGTKDQIASRIFFEPLAGWDKEGNLIPCLAAEAPTKANGGLAADGMSVIWKLKQGVRWHDGKPFTADDVVFTWAYAADLATAAYTTGSYKDIKVEKIDDHTVKVNFRAPTPFWADPFVGSVGQILPKHHFADYVGAKSREAPGNLKPVGTGPYKFVEFKPGDLIRAERNPDYHIKNQPHFDTIEIKGGGDAVSAARAVLQTGEYDFAWNMQVEEEVLKRMEAGGKGKLDITPSGNVEFIILNTTDPWTEVDGERSSVKTKHPTLSDPAVRRAINLLIDRDSIQKFIYGRGAVATASFVNAPKQFKSPKLNYEFDIDKASKILDEAGWAKGADGIREKDGKKLKYVFQTSTNAPRQKTQAIIKQACLKAGIEIEIKAVTASVFFSSDVGNPDTYSKFYADIEMYNTTQPQPDPERLLNQCVSWEIATKDNKWLGRNNSRYSDPEVDKAYKAAQNELDPVKRAALLIKVDETFCEAHVFLPLLSRHIVNSSVNSLMADISGWDTITWNLAGWYRV